The following are encoded together in the Humulus lupulus chromosome 5, drHumLupu1.1, whole genome shotgun sequence genome:
- the LOC133780194 gene encoding uncharacterized protein LOC133780194, translated as MNNYIGTRRNDWVWQNKRGSCYGSLHLAEHSLTSWKKAQDRDIAPLPHFLLPEDGREKWSKPPLGSLKINADAANFIEASKYSFAGIIRDHDGVLLEAFSVCRSGYVAPELGEALGVREALSWLKGRNWMQAVIETDSVLVVQALRSNITMDSYFGCVIEDCKVLWKDLSYVSILFVKRSANGAAHALAKESSFVAERSLIKETISSFVLNVILQDCC; from the exons ATGAATAATTATATTGGGACA AGGCGCAACGATTGGGTATGGCAGAATAAAAGGGGCTCGTGTTATGGTAGTTTGCATCTGGCTGAACATTCGTTGACATCATGGAAGAAGGCTCAAGACCGTGACATTGCTCCCCTGCCTCATTTCTTGTTGCCTGAAGATGGGCGTGAAAAATGGAGCAAACCTCCGCTGGGATCCCTGAAGATAAATGCTGATGCAGCAAATTTCATTGAGGCCTCGAAGTACAGCTTTGCTGGAATTATCAGAGACCACGATGGAGTCCTTTTGGAAGCTTTCTCTGTTTGCAGATCTGGTTATGTGGCTCCGGAGTTGGGAGAGGCGTTGGGGGTGCGCGAGGCTTTGAGCTGGCTAAAGGGAAGGAATTGGATGCAGGCGGTGATTGAAACTGACAGTGTTCTTGTAGTTCAAGCCTTGAGAAGCAACATTACCATGGATTCATATTTTGGGTGTGTTATAGAAGATTGTAAAGTCCTGTGGAAGGACCTCAGTTATGTTTCAATTTTGTTTGTGAAACGCTCTGCTAATGGGGCAGCCCATGCTTTGGCAAAGGAGTCTTCCTTTGTGGCCGAGCGTAGTTTGATTAAGGAGACTATCTCCTCTTTTGTGTTGAATGTAATTTTACAAGATTGTTGCTAA